ATCGATTCCTTGGAATCGAAGTGGTAGTAGAGGCTGCCCGCGAGCATCCCCGCCTCGTCCGCGATCTTGCGGACGGTGGTGGCGTTGTATCCCTGCGCGGCGAAGACCTCGGCGGCGGTGGCGAGCAGTTCGCGGCGGCGCGCGGGCGAGGGGGTCACCTGGGGCTTCTTCTTGGTAGGCACCCGCCCATTGTCCGCCCGGTCCGCACCGTGTCAGGCATGCTGACTGCTGACGGAGACGACCTCGCCCGTCATGTACGAGGAGTAGCCGCTCGCGAGGAAGACGATGACGTTGGCGATCTCCCAGGGCTCGGCGTACCGGCCGAAGGCCTCCTTCTCGGTGAGCTCCGCCAGCAGGGGCGCGGAGGTGACCTTCACCAGGTGCGGGTGCATGGCGAGGCTGGGGGCGACCGCGTTGACGCGGACGCCGTAGGCGGCGGCCTCGACGGCCGCGCAGCGGGTGAGCGCCATGACGCCCGCCTTGGCGGCGGCGTAGTGGGCCTGGCCGGTCTGGGCGCGCCAGCCGATCACGGAGGCGTTGTTGACGAGGACGCCGCCGCGGCCCGATGCCTTCAGTGAGCGCAGGGCGGCACGGGTGCAGCGGAAGGTGCCGTTCAGGGTGACGTCGAGGACCGTGGACCACTGGTCGTCGGTCATCTCGGTGAGTTCGGCGGTGCCGCCGAGCCCTGCGTTGTTGACGACGATGTCGAGGCCGCCGTGGGTCTGTTCGGCGTGGGCGAAGAGGGCCTGGACCTGGTCCTCGTCGGTGACGTCGCAGGGCTGCGAGGCGACCCGGTCGGGACCGAACTCCTCGGCGAGTGCCCGCTCGGTCTCCTTGAGCCGCCGGGCGTGTGCGTCGCCGATGACGATCCGTGCGCCCTCCTCCAGGAATCTGCGTGCGGTGGCGCCGCCGATTCCCGTGCCCGCGGCTGCCGTGACGACGGCTGTGCGGCCGGCCAGCAGCCGGTGTCCCGGTACGGGGCGGGGCGGCCCGGTGCCGGTGCCCGGCCGGTTCGCGCCGTTCGGGTCTTCCGCGGCTTCCGCTTCCTCGACGGTGGTCATGGCCGTACGTTAATCTACCAAACACTTGTTAGGGAAGGATGGCCGATGGATCTGTCGCACACCGCCGCGGAGCACGCCTTCCGCGCCGAGGCCCGGGAGTGGCTGCGGGACCGGGTCCCGTCCCGCCCCCTGCCCTCGCTGGAGACGGCCGAGGGCTTCGCGGCCCACCGGGAGTGGGAGGCGCGGCTGTACGCGGACCGCTGGTCGGTCGTCTCCTGGCCCGCGGAGTACGGGGGGCGGAGCGCCGACATCTTCGGATGGCTCGCCTTCGAGGAGGAGTACTACGCGGCGGGCGCGCCCGGCCGGGTCTCGCAGAACGGCATCAACCTCCTCGCCCCGACCCTCTTCGACCACGGCACGGCCGCGCAGCGGGCCCGGATCCTGCCGCCGATGGCGAGCGGCGAGGTGATCTGGGCGCAGGCGTGGTCCGAGCCGGAGTCCGGCTCGGACCTGGCCTCGCTGCGTTCGCGCGCCGTGCGCACGGACGGCGGCTGGCTGCTGACGGGCCAGAAGACCTGGTCCTCGCGGGCCGCGTTCGCCGACCGGGCCTTCGGGATCTTCCGTACGGACCCGGGGGCCGCGAAGCCCCATCACGGGCTGACGTATCTGATGTTCGACCTGTCGGCGCCCGGGGTCACGGTCCGGCCCGTGGGGCGGCTGGACGGCAAGCCGGCGTTCGCCGAACTCTTCCTCGACGAGGTGTTCGTGCCCGACGAGGACATCATCGGGGAGCCCGGCCAGGGCTGGCGGATCGCCATGTCGGCGACGGGCAGCGAGCGGGGGCTGACCCTGCGCTCCCCCGGCCGCTTCCTGGCCGCCGCGGACCGGCTGGCCGCGCTGTGGCGTACGCACGGCGACCCGTCGGACACCGGGCTGCGGGACCGGGTCGCGGACGCGGTGGTGGGGGCGCGCGCGTACCAGCTGTTCACCTGCGCGCACGCGTCGCGCTTCGCGGCGGGAGACACGATCGGCGCGGAGTCGAGCCTGAACAAGGTGTTCTGGTCCGAGTACGACATCGCGCTGCACGAGACGGCGCTCGACCTGCTGGGCCCGGACGCGGAGCTCGCGGACGGCGAGTGGGCGCAGGGGTACCTCTTCGCTCTCGCCGGCCCCCTCTACGCGGGCACGAACGAGATCCAGCGCGACATCATCGCCGAGCGGCTGCTCGGCCTGCCGAAGGGGCGGCGCTGATGCGATTCCTGCTCGACGACGAACAACGGGAGTTCGGCCGGTCGCTGGACGCGATGCTCGGTGCCGCCGGCACGCCCGCGGCGGTACGGGCGTGGGGCGCCGGGGACCACCGGCCCGGGCTGACCCTGTGGTCGCGGCTCGCGGAGGCCGGGGTGTTCGCGCTCGCGGTGCCGGAGGCGTACGGGGGCGTGGGGCCGCTGCCGGTCGAACTCGCCGTCTCCTTCGTGGAGCTGGGCCGGCACGCGGTTCCCGGTCCGGTGGTGGAGACGGTCGCCGCCTCGGTGCTGCTGAGCGTGACCGGCGGCCCCGCGGCGAAGGACTGGCTGCCCCGGCTGGCCGACGGCACGGCTTCGGCGACCCTGCGCCTGGACGGGCCGTACGCGCTGGACGCGGACGTGGCGGACGCCGTGTTCACGGTGTGCGGGGAGGAGCTGTGGCTGGCGTCCGGGCCGGGGCCGTTCAGCGCCTCCGCGGACCCCGCGCGACGACTGTTCTCGCCGGACAGCGGGGGAACGCTGCTGGCCCGCGGCCCGCGGGTGGCCGAGGGGGCCGCGGCGGCGGCCGACTGGGCGGCCTTCGTGACGGCCGCCCAGGCGCTGGGTGTCGGGGAGTCGTTGCTGCGCTCCACGGTGGCGTACGTGAAGCAGCGGACCCAGTTCGGTGCGGCCGTCGGGTCCTTCCAGGCCGTCAAGCACCGGCTGGCCGACACGTTGACCGCGCTGGAGTTCGCCCGGCCGCTGCTGTACGGGGCGGCGATGTCGCTGGCGGAGCCGGACGCCCGCCCCCGGACCGGGGCGGATGTCGCGGCGGCCAAGCTGGCGGCGGGCGAGGCGGCGTACGCGGCGGCCCGCACCGCGCTCCAGCTGCACGGTGCGGTGGGCTACACGGAGGAACTGGACCTCGCACTGTGGCTGCGCAAGGCACGGCCGCTGCGGGACGCGTGGGGGGCTCCTGGGGCGTGCCGGGCCCGGGTGCTCGCGGGGTGAGCCGGCCGGGCCCGGCCCGGCGTCACGTGGCCGGGCTCTCCTCGTTGGTCCGCCGGACCGTACGCAGCGGCAGGCCCGGGCGCCACACCTGTACGACCAGGGTGTCGCCGCCCTCCAGGCCCGTGTGGACCACCTCCGTCAGTTCCGTGCGGAACAGGTGGAACGGCTGCGGCGGGTTCGCGTCCTCGATGAAGCGCGCCAGCATCTCCGGGTCGGTGATCTCCACCGCGCGGCCGGAGATCCGGACGTCGCCGTCCGCCATCTCCGCGTCGGGTCCCGGGTTGGCCTGCACCCCGAACCTCGGGTCCCGCCGCAGGTCCAGCGCCTTGCGGGAGTTCGGCATCATGCCGAACAGCAGCTCGTCGAAGCGGAAGTCCACTTCGAGGCCGGTGACCCGGGGGGATCCGTCCTTGCGGAGGGTCGCCAGGACATGGTGCTTGTACAGCTGGAACCGCTTCTGCACGGTCTCGGCGAACGCCGGCTCCGCCGTCCTGAAATCTGCCCACGAACTCGATGTCATGGAACCAGGAAACACGGGAATCCCGACATCTTCTGTCCGGATTACCCGAAGGTCACCCGGGCGGATGCTGCTGTGCGCCGGACGTGGTGTTCTGGAAGGGGTACGGCCGCGTTCCGCGGCGGGGGGCCGGCCCTCCGACCGAGGTGATTCTCCATGGCGATCTTCATGAAGGCCACACTGCCCGGCATCACCACCGACCAGTACGACGCACTCAACGCCGAACTCCAGGCCCTTCCCGGCGACACGTTCGCCGGGTGTCTTTCGCACGTCTGCGTCCCGACCGACGCGGGCCTGGAGATCTACGACCTCTGGGAGTCCCAGGAGGCGATGGACAAGTTCGGCGCGGTGATCATGCCGGTCGCCGAGAAGATGGGCATGCCCCCTTCGCCCGAACCGCCGGCCGCCCTGCCGGTGCACAACCACTGGGTACCGGGCGCGTAGAGGCTCACCGGCCCGGCAGCGTCACCACCACCGCGGAGCCCAGCGTCCGGAGCACGCCCGGGGAGTCGCCGGTCGCCAGGACCG
The Streptomyces sp. NBC_00234 DNA segment above includes these coding regions:
- a CDS encoding SDR family oxidoreductase; this encodes MTTVEEAEAAEDPNGANRPGTGTGPPRPVPGHRLLAGRTAVVTAAAGTGIGGATARRFLEEGARIVIGDAHARRLKETERALAEEFGPDRVASQPCDVTDEDQVQALFAHAEQTHGGLDIVVNNAGLGGTAELTEMTDDQWSTVLDVTLNGTFRCTRAALRSLKASGRGGVLVNNASVIGWRAQTGQAHYAAAKAGVMALTRCAAVEAAAYGVRVNAVAPSLAMHPHLVKVTSAPLLAELTEKEAFGRYAEPWEIANVIVFLASGYSSYMTGEVVSVSSQHA
- a CDS encoding acyl-CoA dehydrogenase family protein, with the translated sequence MDLSHTAAEHAFRAEAREWLRDRVPSRPLPSLETAEGFAAHREWEARLYADRWSVVSWPAEYGGRSADIFGWLAFEEEYYAAGAPGRVSQNGINLLAPTLFDHGTAAQRARILPPMASGEVIWAQAWSEPESGSDLASLRSRAVRTDGGWLLTGQKTWSSRAAFADRAFGIFRTDPGAAKPHHGLTYLMFDLSAPGVTVRPVGRLDGKPAFAELFLDEVFVPDEDIIGEPGQGWRIAMSATGSERGLTLRSPGRFLAAADRLAALWRTHGDPSDTGLRDRVADAVVGARAYQLFTCAHASRFAAGDTIGAESSLNKVFWSEYDIALHETALDLLGPDAELADGEWAQGYLFALAGPLYAGTNEIQRDIIAERLLGLPKGRR
- a CDS encoding acyl-CoA dehydrogenase family protein, producing the protein MRFLLDDEQREFGRSLDAMLGAAGTPAAVRAWGAGDHRPGLTLWSRLAEAGVFALAVPEAYGGVGPLPVELAVSFVELGRHAVPGPVVETVAASVLLSVTGGPAAKDWLPRLADGTASATLRLDGPYALDADVADAVFTVCGEELWLASGPGPFSASADPARRLFSPDSGGTLLARGPRVAEGAAAAADWAAFVTAAQALGVGESLLRSTVAYVKQRTQFGAAVGSFQAVKHRLADTLTALEFARPLLYGAAMSLAEPDARPRTGADVAAAKLAAGEAAYAAARTALQLHGAVGYTEELDLALWLRKARPLRDAWGAPGACRARVLAG
- a CDS encoding pyridoxamine 5'-phosphate oxidase family protein, whose product is MTSSSWADFRTAEPAFAETVQKRFQLYKHHVLATLRKDGSPRVTGLEVDFRFDELLFGMMPNSRKALDLRRDPRFGVQANPGPDAEMADGDVRISGRAVEITDPEMLARFIEDANPPQPFHLFRTELTEVVHTGLEGGDTLVVQVWRPGLPLRTVRRTNEESPAT